From a region of the Pseudomonadaceae bacterium SI-3 genome:
- a CDS encoding nucleoside-diphosphate sugar epimerase, with the protein MYLTPQRILLAGATGLTGEHLLDRLLNEPTVECVLAPSRKQLATHPRLENAIGPLQTLLPELSGDIDTAFCCLGSTLKEAGSQDAFRAIDHDLVVAFAKRAREMGARHLLVISSLGADPASSIFYCRVKGEVEQALRAQNWPQLTIVRPSQLLGPRMQVRPVERLTAPLSYLLPGKYRGISACSLARALWRLALEEGEGTRVVESDELRRLGR; encoded by the coding sequence ATGTATCTGACGCCACAGCGTATTTTGCTTGCCGGCGCCACCGGGCTAACCGGCGAGCACCTGCTCGACCGCCTGCTCAACGAACCCACAGTAGAGTGCGTGCTCGCCCCCAGCCGCAAGCAATTAGCCACACACCCGCGGCTTGAGAACGCGATTGGCCCGCTGCAGACGCTGCTGCCGGAGCTGTCGGGTGACATCGACACCGCGTTTTGCTGCCTGGGTAGCACGCTGAAGGAAGCAGGCAGCCAGGACGCCTTTCGCGCCATCGACCATGACCTGGTTGTCGCCTTCGCCAAACGCGCTCGGGAGATGGGCGCGCGACACCTACTGGTAATCAGCTCGCTGGGAGCCGACCCCGCCAGTTCTATTTTTTACTGCCGTGTCAAAGGCGAGGTGGAGCAGGCGCTACGCGCCCAGAACTGGCCGCAACTGACCATCGTGCGACCTTCGCAGCTGCTCGGGCCACGCATGCAGGTCCGCCCAGTCGAACGGCTGACCGCCCCGCTCTCCTATCTGTTGCCCGGCAAATACAGGGGTATCTCTGCCTGCTCTCTGGCGCGGGCGCTCTGGCGCCTGGCGCTGGAGGAAGGCGAAGGTACGCGGGTGGTTGAGTCAGACGAATTGCGAAGACTGGGCCGGTAA
- a CDS encoding oligoribonuclease — protein sequence MQNPQNLIWIDLEMTGLDPDNDVIIEMATIVTDSQLNVLAEGPVIAIHQSDEILAGMDEWNTRQHGGSGLTQRVRDSQITTEDAEAQTLAFLEQWVPKGKSPICGNSICQDRRFLYRRMPRLEAYFHYRNLDVSTLKELAARWAPEVLAGFKKGGTHLALDDIRESIAELRHYREHFIKH from the coding sequence ATGCAGAACCCGCAAAATCTCATCTGGATCGATCTGGAAATGACCGGTCTGGATCCTGACAACGACGTCATCATCGAAATGGCAACCATCGTTACCGACAGTCAGCTCAACGTGCTGGCCGAAGGGCCGGTGATTGCCATCCATCAGAGCGATGAAATCCTTGCCGGTATGGACGAGTGGAATACGCGCCAGCATGGCGGTTCCGGCCTGACTCAGCGGGTGCGCGACAGCCAGATCACTACCGAGGACGCCGAGGCGCAGACGCTGGCGTTTCTTGAGCAGTGGGTGCCTAAGGGCAAGTCGCCGATCTGCGGCAACAGCATCTGCCAGGATCGGCGTTTCCTTTACCGCCGCATGCCGCGCCTGGAAGCCTACTTTCACTACCGCAACCTGGACGTTTCGACGCTCAAAGAATTGGCCGCGCGCTGGGCGCCTGAGGTACTGGCTGGTTTCAAGAAAGGTGGTACGCACCTGGCGCTGGACGACATCCGCGAGTCGATTGCCGAGCTGCGCCATTACCGCGAGCACTTCATCAAGCACTGA
- a CDS encoding trans-aconitate methyltransferase gives MPVSSLTRYPALLALLSQVLSLLLCWLLLLALARLLGWHLSLLGAACLQGAVAALTGQRLGLSRWWLPINLGFVPGLVLLQDHALPPWLLLVGFLILLMLNWNALTERVPLYLTGSVAEQQLAQRLQALPDGFSFVDLGSGLGGTLLRLARLYPSARFVGVETAPLTFALCWLRCLFQRNCRVRFRSFWREPLAGYDVVYCFLSPAPMPALWQKARAEMSPDALLISNSFEVPGVEAQETLAIDDWRRSRLLIWRPGAAPQPDGRSASG, from the coding sequence ATGCCTGTCTCCTCACTTACTCGTTATCCCGCCTTGCTGGCGCTGCTCAGTCAAGTGCTGTCGCTGCTGCTGTGCTGGCTGTTGCTGCTTGCGTTGGCGCGACTGCTGGGCTGGCACCTCAGCCTTTTAGGGGCTGCCTGTCTGCAAGGTGCGGTTGCTGCATTGACCGGTCAGCGCCTCGGATTGTCGCGCTGGTGGCTGCCAATCAATCTTGGCTTCGTGCCGGGGCTGGTGCTTCTTCAAGACCATGCGCTGCCACCCTGGTTGTTGCTGGTCGGCTTTCTAATCTTGCTGATGTTGAACTGGAACGCCCTGACCGAGCGGGTTCCCCTGTATCTCACTGGTTCGGTAGCCGAGCAGCAGCTGGCGCAACGGCTGCAGGCGCTGCCCGATGGATTCAGTTTCGTTGATCTGGGCAGTGGGCTCGGCGGCACTCTCCTGCGGTTGGCGCGGCTTTATCCATCCGCACGTTTCGTCGGTGTCGAGACGGCGCCGCTCACCTTTGCATTGTGCTGGTTGCGCTGTTTGTTCCAGCGCAACTGCCGGGTGCGTTTTCGCAGCTTCTGGCGCGAACCGCTGGCCGGCTACGATGTGGTCTATTGCTTTCTCTCGCCTGCTCCCATGCCCGCGTTGTGGCAGAAGGCTCGGGCCGAGATGAGTCCGGATGCGCTGTTGATCAGTAACAGCTTCGAGGTGCCTGGCGTTGAGGCGCAGGAAACTCTGGCCATCGATGACTGGCGGCGTTCACGCCTGCTGATCTGGCGGCCCGGGGCGGCCCCGCAACCTGACGGCCGCTCCGCGAGCGGCTAA
- a CDS encoding small ribosomal subunit biogenesis GTPase RsgA, with amino-acid sequence MAKRQLNRRQSWRIEKIQEERATRAARRESRTVEELEGGDLGPEQTGLVIAHFGVQVEVEAQEGEHCGQVFRCHLRANLPALVTGDRVVWRPGNQGIGVIVAQLPRQSELCRPDTRGQLKPVAANVDLIVIVFAPLPEPHANLIDRYLIAAEHAGITPLLLLNKADLIDAQNEGALNALLAVYRTLGYPLMEVSAHDGAGMEALQARLDGHVSVFVGQSGVGKSSLVNSLLPGVDTRVGALSEMTGKGTHTTTTARLFHFPGGGELIDSPGIREFGLGHVSRSDVEAGFIEFQDLLGHCRFRDCKHDREPGCALLKALEQGQIQPQRMASYRHIISSLPEADY; translated from the coding sequence ATGGCCAAACGCCAACTCAACCGCCGGCAAAGCTGGCGCATCGAGAAGATCCAGGAAGAACGCGCCACACGCGCGGCGCGGCGGGAATCGCGCACAGTGGAAGAGCTCGAGGGCGGCGATCTCGGCCCGGAACAGACCGGCCTGGTCATCGCTCACTTCGGCGTGCAGGTTGAAGTTGAGGCTCAGGAAGGCGAGCACTGCGGTCAGGTGTTCCGCTGCCACCTGCGTGCAAACCTGCCAGCGCTGGTGACCGGCGATCGAGTGGTCTGGCGTCCAGGCAACCAGGGCATCGGTGTAATCGTTGCGCAACTGCCGCGTCAGTCCGAGCTCTGCCGGCCAGACACTCGCGGTCAGCTCAAGCCAGTGGCCGCCAACGTCGACCTGATCGTCATCGTTTTCGCCCCGTTGCCGGAGCCGCACGCCAATCTCATCGACCGCTACCTGATCGCAGCCGAGCATGCCGGTATCACGCCGCTGTTGCTGCTGAACAAGGCAGACCTGATTGATGCCCAGAACGAAGGTGCGCTCAACGCCCTGCTGGCCGTCTACCGCACCCTGGGCTATCCCCTGATGGAGGTGTCCGCGCATGACGGCGCAGGCATGGAGGCGCTGCAAGCGCGCCTCGACGGGCACGTCAGCGTGTTCGTCGGCCAGTCCGGGGTGGGCAAATCGTCGCTGGTGAACAGCCTTTTGCCTGGCGTCGACACCCGGGTGGGTGCGCTGTCAGAGATGACCGGTAAGGGAACGCATACCACCACGACCGCGCGGCTGTTTCATTTCCCCGGCGGTGGTGAGCTAATCGACTCGCCGGGCATCCGCGAATTCGGCCTGGGCCACGTAAGCCGCTCTGATGTCGAGGCCGGCTTCATCGAGTTCCAGGACCTGCTGGGTCACTGCCGCTTTCGCGACTGCAAGCATGACCGTGAGCCGGGCTGCGCGTTGCTCAAGGCACTGGAGCAGGGGCAAATCCAGCCACAACGCATGGCCAGTTACCGACATATCATCAGTAGCCTACCGGAAGCCGACTACTGA
- a CDS encoding motility protein MotB — protein MDNTQPIIVKRVKKVAAGHHGGAWKIAFADFATAMMAFFMVMWLMSSATPEQKRAISGYFQDPIGFTESASPHVIDLGGTPTPAPDRTLNDTVDPAVQQSESKMDADQAETFAEQLERERLDLLLQELQNKVDENPELTRFKDQILFEITQDGLRIQIMDAANRPMFALGSAQLQPYFEDILLAMADTIRAVPNKISVSGHTDAKPYSGRGEFGNWELSAGRANAARRALVAGSYPEEQIARVVGYASSALFDREDPLNPVNRRIDILVLTKKAQRDIEGEQSDATGKDAASEPTSAGDTSAPSAAPTAPLQAPQLRERLNIFEDGVLQFDQPGGN, from the coding sequence ATGGACAATACCCAACCAATCATCGTCAAGCGGGTCAAGAAGGTCGCCGCGGGCCACCACGGTGGCGCTTGGAAGATTGCCTTCGCCGACTTTGCGACCGCCATGATGGCGTTCTTTATGGTGATGTGGCTGATGTCCTCGGCCACGCCCGAACAGAAACGTGCGATTTCGGGCTATTTCCAGGACCCGATTGGCTTCACTGAAAGCGCCAGTCCGCATGTGATCGATCTGGGCGGTACCCCAACGCCTGCGCCGGATCGCACCTTGAACGATACGGTCGACCCGGCTGTTCAGCAGAGCGAGTCAAAGATGGACGCCGATCAGGCGGAAACCTTCGCCGAGCAGTTGGAGCGCGAACGTCTCGATCTGTTGCTTCAGGAACTTCAGAACAAGGTTGACGAAAATCCGGAGCTGACCCGCTTCAAGGACCAGATCCTGTTCGAGATCACTCAGGACGGCTTGCGCATTCAGATCATGGATGCGGCCAATCGTCCTATGTTTGCCCTAGGCAGTGCCCAATTGCAGCCGTACTTCGAGGATATTCTGCTGGCGATGGCCGATACCATCCGTGCGGTGCCGAACAAGATCAGCGTTAGCGGGCACACCGATGCCAAGCCCTATTCTGGGCGCGGCGAATTCGGTAACTGGGAGTTGTCGGCAGGGCGGGCCAATGCAGCTCGGCGCGCCTTGGTTGCGGGTAGCTATCCAGAGGAACAGATTGCCCGGGTGGTGGGCTATGCCTCTTCGGCCTTGTTTGATCGGGAGGACCCGTTGAATCCCGTCAATCGCCGCATCGATATCCTGGTGTTGACCAAGAAAGCGCAGCGCGATATCGAGGGTGAGCAGTCGGACGCGACGGGGAAAGACGCAGCGTCAGAGCCCACCTCCGCAGGCGATACATCGGCGCCCTCGGCAGCGCCTACCGCGCCGCTGCAAGCACCGCAGTTGCGCGAGCGGCTGAACATCTTCGAGGACGGCGTGCTGCAATTCGACCAGCCTGGCGGTAACTGA
- the motA gene encoding flagellar motor stator protein MotA, whose translation MAKIIGIIVVIASVLGGFILSGGKVAALIHPFEVMIIGGAALGGFLQANPGSTTKIVFKKSLQMFGNRFTHKYYLEVLGMLYEILNKSRREGMMAIEADIEDPAASPIFSKYPAILKDERMTAFVCDYLRIMSSGNMAPHELEGLFDMELNGLKEELEHPSHAVAKIADGLPAMGIVAAVLGIVITMSVLASATNAEIGEKVGTALVGTFLGILASYGFFGPLAAALEHDAKEELNLYEGIKATLVASASGMPPTLAVEFGRKVLLPAHRPSFAELEQAMRGS comes from the coding sequence ATGGCAAAAATAATCGGCATCATCGTGGTAATCGCCAGCGTCCTTGGCGGTTTCATTCTGTCCGGCGGCAAAGTCGCCGCACTCATTCACCCGTTCGAGGTAATGATCATCGGTGGTGCCGCACTTGGCGGCTTTCTGCAGGCCAACCCTGGCAGCACGACCAAAATCGTGTTCAAGAAATCGCTGCAGATGTTTGGCAATCGCTTTACGCACAAGTACTACCTGGAAGTGCTGGGGATGCTCTACGAGATCCTCAACAAGAGCCGCCGCGAGGGCATGATGGCGATCGAAGCCGACATCGAAGATCCAGCCGCCAGCCCGATTTTCAGCAAGTACCCCGCGATCCTGAAGGACGAACGGATGACAGCCTTCGTCTGTGACTACTTGCGCATCATGTCTTCCGGCAACATGGCCCCGCATGAGCTGGAAGGCCTGTTCGACATGGAGCTCAACGGCCTCAAGGAAGAGCTTGAACATCCGTCTCACGCCGTGGCGAAGATTGCAGACGGCTTGCCAGCGATGGGGATCGTAGCTGCGGTACTGGGTATCGTGATCACCATGTCGGTGCTCGCTTCGGCAACCAACGCGGAGATCGGTGAGAAAGTTGGTACGGCCCTGGTAGGTACCTTCCTCGGCATTCTGGCGTCCTACGGCTTCTTCGGCCCGCTGGCGGCGGCGCTCGAGCACGACGCCAAGGAAGAACTGAATCTGTACGAGGGCATCAAGGCGACCCTGGTGGCCTCGGCGTCCGGGATGCCGCCGACGCTGGCGGTGGAGTTTGGTCGCAAGGTGCTGCTGCCGGCGCACCGTCCAAGTTTTGCTGAGCTTGAACAAGCGATGCGTGGTAGCTAA
- a CDS encoding histidine kinase — MTTTPLPRTLEAWLKTLDAVVLPAAAGPYARVQRALGDSSLSMREISDLIQESPVLALTVIREANRSAASTSKPAESLEVALSRIGLKRAEALFAKVPAAQPTDIPAPLRQLMLISSHASQQANGLFASRLARLWQEIHWSSLLFLSPAWALVAAHPQLLEDWEQRVLVKREPARQVEQSLLGVSLLELCIATAEHWGLPGWIAQGYRLLNEHRRMLIKALHIARDNEHPLHQQQMLDADPALRRWLTLPSNTIMLANGLALSAHHSWSGIHSLRWQRLAGLYLQVPLAELQQMAHQQAVASARVIGPTELWHPAQGLLWPWESLFQVEEAAKLPDTETLAQWREHCRELLSVPCPFDNVLQLTATACKALTCAGMERVLLLLVDRKQQRLVGQQAGGLPNEAARLTLDPEQSQVLRRLLEKPALLRLKPDNLAQFTALLPGALKALFPSEHVLLRSVGLEDRVVMLLVVDQNNTAFSETGVQAFTKTVQCIERALATFSKRAR, encoded by the coding sequence ATGACTACGACACCACTCCCCCGCACGCTTGAAGCCTGGCTCAAGACGTTGGACGCCGTTGTCCTGCCGGCGGCTGCCGGTCCCTATGCCCGCGTGCAAAGGGCCTTGGGCGACAGCAGCCTTTCCATGCGCGAAATTTCAGACCTCATTCAGGAAAGCCCGGTCCTCGCACTTACCGTGATCCGCGAAGCCAACCGCAGCGCGGCATCAACCAGCAAACCGGCCGAGAGCCTTGAGGTTGCACTGAGCCGCATCGGCTTGAAGCGCGCCGAAGCCCTGTTCGCGAAAGTGCCCGCCGCGCAGCCAACCGATATTCCAGCGCCATTGCGGCAGTTGATGTTGATCAGCAGTCACGCCAGCCAGCAGGCAAACGGGTTGTTCGCCTCACGCCTCGCGCGGCTCTGGCAGGAGATCCACTGGAGCAGCCTGCTGTTCCTCTCGCCGGCATGGGCACTTGTCGCCGCGCACCCGCAGTTGCTGGAAGACTGGGAGCAGCGCGTTCTGGTCAAGCGCGAGCCCGCTCGCCAGGTCGAGCAGTCATTGCTCGGCGTCTCCTTGCTCGAGCTCTGCATTGCCACCGCCGAGCATTGGGGGCTGCCCGGCTGGATTGCCCAAGGCTACCGGCTCCTCAACGAACACCGGCGGATGCTGATCAAGGCACTGCATATCGCTCGCGATAATGAACACCCCTTGCACCAGCAACAAATGCTCGACGCCGACCCCGCACTGCGCCGCTGGCTCACCTTGCCGAGCAACACCATTATGCTCGCCAACGGCCTGGCGCTGTCGGCGCACCACAGCTGGAGCGGCATTCACAGCCTGCGCTGGCAGCGGCTCGCCGGGCTCTACCTTCAGGTCCCGCTCGCCGAATTGCAGCAAATGGCGCATCAGCAGGCGGTGGCCAGCGCCCGCGTGATCGGCCCAACCGAACTGTGGCATCCGGCCCAGGGCCTGCTCTGGCCATGGGAAAGCCTATTCCAGGTGGAAGAAGCCGCGAAACTGCCAGACACCGAAACCCTGGCCCAATGGCGCGAGCATTGCCGCGAGCTGCTCAGCGTCCCCTGCCCATTCGACAATGTGCTGCAACTCACTGCGACGGCCTGCAAAGCACTGACGTGCGCCGGCATGGAACGCGTTCTGTTGCTGCTGGTAGATCGCAAGCAACAGCGCCTGGTCGGCCAGCAGGCCGGCGGACTGCCAAACGAAGCAGCCCGGCTGACGCTCGATCCCGAGCAAAGCCAGGTGTTGCGCAGATTGCTGGAAAAACCAGCGTTATTAAGGCTCAAGCCGGATAACCTCGCCCAATTCACAGCGCTGTTGCCCGGCGCATTGAAAGCCCTGTTCCCCAGCGAACATGTCCTGTTGCGCTCCGTCGGCCTGGAAGACCGGGTGGTGATGCTGCTGGTGGTCGATCAGAACAATACCGCTTTCAGTGAGACGGGCGTGCAGGCCTTCACCAAGACGGTCCAGTGCATCGAGCGCGCCCTGGCGACGTTCAGCAAACGCGCCCGCTGA
- a CDS encoding sulfurtransferase, with amino-acid sequence MSAFSTLPLVIEPADLAERLNAPELILVDLTSAARYAEGHVPGARFVDPKQTQLGQPPAPGQLPGKPQLEALFGALGHRADAVYVVYDDEGGGWAGRFIWLLDVIGHSNYHYLNGGLHAWLAEQRPLSQDSPVAAGGPVPLQLDETPSATREYLESRLGAADLVIWDARSPEEYRGEKVLAARAGHIPGAINFEWTAAMDPARAMRIREDIAERLEALGITADKEIVTHCQTHHRSGFTYLLAKALGYPRVKGYPGSWGEWGNLPDTPIQQ; translated from the coding sequence GTGTCCGCCTTTTCCACCCTGCCGCTGGTAATCGAACCGGCCGATCTGGCCGAGCGCTTGAATGCTCCCGAGCTGATTCTGGTCGACTTGACCAGTGCGGCCCGCTACGCCGAGGGCCACGTGCCTGGCGCTCGCTTCGTCGATCCCAAGCAGACTCAGCTCGGCCAACCACCGGCGCCGGGGCAACTGCCCGGCAAACCTCAGCTGGAAGCACTATTTGGCGCGTTGGGGCATCGTGCCGACGCTGTCTATGTGGTGTACGACGACGAAGGGGGCGGCTGGGCCGGCCGATTCATCTGGCTGCTTGATGTCATCGGCCATTCCAATTACCACTACCTGAACGGCGGGTTGCACGCCTGGCTGGCAGAACAGCGCCCCCTGTCGCAAGACAGCCCTGTCGCTGCAGGCGGCCCGGTCCCCCTACAGTTGGACGAAACCCCTAGCGCGACCCGCGAGTATCTCGAAAGCCGGCTCGGTGCCGCCGACCTGGTGATCTGGGATGCGCGCTCGCCGGAAGAGTATCGCGGCGAGAAAGTGCTCGCAGCGCGCGCGGGGCATATCCCCGGCGCAATCAACTTCGAGTGGACCGCAGCCATGGACCCGGCACGCGCCATGCGCATCCGCGAAGACATCGCTGAACGGCTGGAAGCGCTCGGCATCACCGCCGACAAAGAAATTGTCACCCACTGCCAGACGCATCATCGCTCCGGCTTCACCTACCTGCTGGCCAAGGCATTGGGCTATCCGCGCGTCAAGGGATACCCTGGCTCCTGGGGCGAATGGGGCAATCTACCCGACACCCCGATCCAGCAATGA
- the psd gene encoding phosphatidylserine decarboxylase, with amino-acid sequence MKDRLFVLSQYLLPHHLISRLAGCLAECRLPWVKNTFIKAFIRHFGVPMHEAQIEEPTAFEHFNAFFTRALKDGARPLDPTPAAVLNPCDGAISQLGKIEQGRIFQAKGHTYSVMELLGGDHQRAAPFMGGDFATVYLSPKDYHRVHMPLTGTLREMVYIPGRIFSVNTVTAEGVPELFARNERVVCLFDTEHGPMAMVLVGAMIVASIETVWAGLVTPPKRSLKTFHYDEAARAPIRLEKGAEMGRFKLGSTVILLFGPDRVSWAEHLGALTPVRMGEGLGQAKSEGDIVAPPPVSPQV; translated from the coding sequence ATGAAAGATCGCTTGTTTGTATTAAGCCAGTATCTGCTGCCACATCATCTGATTTCGCGCCTCGCCGGCTGTCTCGCCGAGTGCCGCCTGCCCTGGGTGAAAAACACGTTCATCAAGGCGTTCATTCGTCATTTTGGCGTGCCGATGCACGAAGCTCAGATCGAAGAGCCGACTGCTTTCGAACATTTCAATGCCTTCTTCACCCGCGCTTTGAAAGACGGCGCTCGCCCACTTGATCCGACACCCGCTGCGGTCCTCAACCCCTGCGATGGCGCCATCAGCCAGCTCGGCAAGATCGAGCAAGGGCGGATCTTTCAAGCCAAGGGTCACACCTACAGCGTGATGGAACTGCTCGGCGGCGATCACCAACGTGCCGCGCCCTTCATGGGTGGAGACTTCGCCACCGTATACCTATCGCCCAAGGACTATCATCGGGTGCATATGCCGCTGACCGGCACCCTGCGGGAGATGGTTTACATACCGGGCCGCATCTTCTCGGTGAACACCGTCACCGCTGAAGGCGTCCCGGAGTTGTTCGCTCGCAATGAGCGGGTGGTCTGCCTGTTCGATACCGAACACGGGCCAATGGCCATGGTATTAGTCGGCGCCATGATCGTCGCCAGCATCGAGACCGTGTGGGCCGGATTGGTTACGCCGCCCAAGCGCTCGCTCAAGACCTTTCACTATGACGAAGCAGCGCGGGCACCCATACGGCTGGAGAAAGGGGCGGAAATGGGCCGCTTCAAGCTCGGCTCCACTGTGATCCTGCTGTTTGGACCGGACCGGGTCAGCTGGGCTGAACACTTGGGGGCCTTGACGCCGGTCCGCATGGGGGAAGGGCTGGGCCAGGCGAAGTCGGAGGGTGACATCGTGGCGCCGCCACCGGTCTCACCTCAGGTCTGA
- a CDS encoding molecular chaperone — protein sequence MDNQSQPLLLRVSTPNCQELSFCEPNVRGVKRWLSGLPKANLGETARQLYQAMRELNQLRTTAANRLQLLELLRPEIHFVCRELERYFINQPIVLGERPRKVASLCQALHNHLAIGYKLISAELAPQTGRDRLQLLTIALQRAIRSLCAMLVRSTQLYSPTPDGLWLELHQLYAIAVAQGIHRTLVQDELCYQVPGLSTEQSYIVALMLGSARCNQMRQQGIGQLAQLLEPWSALVQLQAGLGPTSLFGVSPRIDGPPRYRSMFPANERSDLLGIDPHALVKAIQSHLQLPATENKTLAIPEGLNPDLLQHLIAAWGDISERSFQRAPTKGSMTLCIGMSALHYYLAGQRPFGELLKRPDATRSAVFKLNNAAPDVWSVAFDAQVVVEEERLPEEDHIEFVRPVTAPSKAIEEDEAAQPKADSPFSTFEVQRVDQSPGGYCLSWPGEVPAQLQAGELLGLQDATSQTWSVAVVRWVRQVRGSGPQMGVELIAPQAQPCGLRLLRKTDQGSEYLRALLLPEISVVSRPATLIVPRLPFQEGQKVQINQNGDEHRAMLCRRQAGTSSYNQFEYQLVGLTASPQETPITARGTQATSRGEDFDSLWNTL from the coding sequence TTGGATAACCAGAGCCAGCCATTACTGTTGCGTGTGTCGACGCCGAATTGCCAGGAGTTATCCTTCTGCGAACCCAACGTGCGCGGCGTCAAACGCTGGCTTTCCGGCCTGCCTAAGGCGAACCTCGGCGAGACCGCGCGACAGCTATACCAGGCCATGCGCGAGCTCAATCAGCTTCGCACGACCGCGGCCAACCGATTGCAGCTGCTCGAGTTGCTGCGACCAGAGATCCATTTCGTCTGCCGGGAACTGGAACGCTACTTCATCAACCAGCCTATCGTGCTCGGCGAACGCCCGCGCAAGGTGGCTAGCCTGTGCCAAGCACTGCACAACCATCTCGCGATTGGCTACAAATTGATCTCCGCCGAGCTGGCCCCACAGACTGGACGTGACCGCCTGCAGTTGCTCACCATTGCCCTGCAGCGGGCCATCCGCAGCCTTTGCGCAATGCTCGTGCGCTCCACCCAGCTCTACAGCCCGACGCCTGATGGCCTGTGGCTGGAGCTGCATCAGCTGTACGCAATAGCCGTCGCCCAAGGCATACACCGCACCCTCGTGCAGGACGAATTGTGCTATCAGGTTCCCGGCCTCAGTACGGAACAGAGCTACATCGTTGCGCTGATGCTGGGCAGCGCCCGCTGCAACCAGATGCGGCAGCAAGGTATCGGCCAACTCGCACAACTGCTCGAACCCTGGAGCGCCTTGGTCCAGCTGCAGGCTGGGTTGGGGCCGACCAGCCTGTTCGGCGTGTCCCCACGCATCGATGGTCCACCGCGCTATCGATCGATGTTTCCCGCCAACGAACGCTCCGATCTGCTCGGCATTGACCCGCATGCTCTGGTCAAAGCCATCCAGTCGCACCTGCAGTTGCCAGCCACCGAGAATAAAACGCTCGCCATCCCCGAAGGGTTGAATCCGGACCTATTGCAGCATTTGATTGCCGCCTGGGGTGACATCTCCGAGCGCAGCTTTCAACGCGCCCCGACAAAAGGGTCGATGACCCTGTGCATCGGCATGAGCGCATTGCATTACTACCTGGCAGGCCAGCGCCCGTTCGGCGAGCTGCTGAAACGCCCTGACGCGACTCGATCAGCTGTGTTCAAGCTGAACAATGCCGCACCTGACGTCTGGTCCGTGGCGTTCGACGCCCAGGTGGTCGTTGAAGAGGAGCGACTTCCAGAAGAGGACCACATTGAGTTCGTCCGCCCGGTTACCGCACCGTCCAAGGCGATCGAGGAAGACGAGGCCGCACAACCTAAAGCCGATAGCCCATTTTCAACATTCGAAGTGCAAAGGGTCGACCAGAGCCCAGGCGGTTACTGCCTGTCCTGGCCGGGCGAGGTCCCGGCCCAACTCCAGGCTGGCGAGCTGCTCGGCCTGCAGGACGCCACCAGCCAGACCTGGAGCGTCGCAGTGGTGCGCTGGGTCCGTCAGGTCCGCGGCAGCGGGCCGCAGATGGGCGTTGAACTCATCGCGCCCCAAGCACAGCCTTGCGGGCTTCGCCTGCTGCGCAAAACCGATCAGGGCAGCGAATATCTGCGCGCCCTGCTCCTGCCGGAAATCAGCGTGGTCTCGCGTCCGGCTACGCTGATCGTCCCCCGTTTGCCCTTCCAAGAAGGCCAGAAAGTGCAGATCAACCAGAACGGTGACGAGCACCGCGCGATGCTCTGTCGCCGGCAGGCGGGCACCAGCAGCTATAACCAGTTCGAGTATCAGCTGGTGGGCCTCACCGCCTCCCCCCAGGAGACGCCGATCACAGCGCGGGGCACCCAGGCGACTTCACGGGGTGAAGATTTTGACTCGCTCTGGAACACGCTGTAG